The window tctccagccttcatcttcatattctcaaaCTTCTGCATGGCTACGGAAAGTTTGTTTTCCTTAGTTTCTTCGTTTCCTTCACAGATCTGAATCAATTTTTCCCAGATTTTCTTGACAGTAggacacatcttgattttgctgaaggtatttttgtcgagtgtcttgtacagaatgtcctTTGCAACGTTGTCAAGATTGGCTTTCTTCTTCTCCTCACTTGTCCATTCATATCTTGGTTTTTCCAGCATCTGAGGTGCGCCTTCAGCAATAGCAACAGCTGGATTTggctttaagatctttaatggtccatctgtgatgacataccacatgtcatcatcttgagctGCAAGATGGGCTTGCATTCTAATTTTCTAGTCGTCAAAgttttcttttgagaacattGGCATTTTGCTGAAGTGAGCCATGTCtgtgaaatatttttcagaacaagaataactagctctgataccacttgttgaggatcggattgagtttagaagggggggttgaataaactcaacagcaaacttaatcgatttttcagAATGATGCGCTAGAGTCCTGTTAGAGATAGTAGCAGattcatgttcaagtttaaagaccagcagatcacaagataatgtgcggaaacgatctgttggttagtgggtgaaaagtagtgaaacagaaaagcagtagatggcacaaagtttgtttctggaagttcgaatatgaatcttctacgtctccccttcttctgtttccagaaggtatcactaaaagactttggtgaatacagtacaacaattgtacacacccacttcaacaggacttacccttcgcctactgaaactcttagttttacaactcaactacttgtaagatcttaagttctggaaagaactcttttccagttacaatttcttctattaatgaagtgaatagcttaagaagagataaataaaatagctagcacaaaatgatatcaaatgatcaagtgtatgcaatgaagcgtgtgctgctttttctgtgttgagcttttgagataactgagagttctagcgatgctcgaatgatattctttgattgagattcgttcactacttgtttcttgaaaagttctccgtcttcatatataggcttaaaccaacgttaaaatctgcacggctcttttgacttttcagtgattcagctttattgctgaaaatggaccctgcagaatacattaaagcaatcagtctcagttcataccaaaaatggtaagctgtcttaaatgttcccgtacaacatttaatggcatcaaatgaagcaataaatgctagtatcacgttaatagattaacggtaatatttaaagacttgagatacgcaacaatctgctagtgtctatttcgggtttctggttttagctaagaagtcatttgttaattagattaagcagTACTTGATAAGTGCTTCTATTGGTTTTAGCGCGGTACAAGTGCTTCGGTTTTTCTGcttatttacatctactggttttgtactagcatcggcacaacaaaattaagtctaacaacaTGACACTTAAGATATtatacagtttaaaatattggagttatatttttattactaactataatttttggtaaaacattAAGTTCGATCCTATAACATACTCATCATGAATGACATAAAATGTTTTATTCGTGTAAGTTAATTGTAACATTTTAGAACACCTATTAGTCAGTTACAATTCTGAAACTTGTAGATTTAGAACCGAATTTATAAACCGAATAGGGAAATGTCTTGAATTTCCCATGTGTTCATTTAGTATTTCATTTCAGGGTAACATTTCCTAAGCCCTTAATTATTTTAGCCACTCAAAATTGGTGAAATTTAAAGATCGAGAGCTAAATATCATCcggggaaaatatttttttcaattaatttgtcaaattttgagtttttgatTCATTAAGTTTCGAAGTTTGCTTATGGTataataacttttaatttttgattatttCGATCCAATTATTAATATGTCATCAGATAAATTAGTCATTTCTGATGACATATCAACATTTTCCGGCATTGTAGTAGGACTCCGACAAAAAATACAAAGTTAGCACACCAAGCCACTAAACTCAAACTTTGGATTgaaatcccaaaaaaaaaaaaaaaagagttagtGGAATTATGTTTGATTTTGGAAGCGTCaattataaaacaataataCGGGAAAATGGAAAGTTGAATGAAAATTGGAACTGCTAGGAATTTTTTGGTTAAACGGGATATatattctctatttttttttttttttttttttttacaaatttcaaTATACAATCGCGGAAAAGTATTTCAATGATATTCGAATTTACGATGTGTTGCATTTTTATggtgttatttatttataggcaaaaacttgtgtgagacggtctcacgggtcgtatttgtgagacggatctcttatttgggtcatccatgaaaaagtattacttttcatgctaagcgtattactttttattgtgaatatgggtagggttgacccgtctcacggattaagatccgtgagacggtctcacatgagacctactcttattTATATTTGATGCAGATGATGCAATTCAACGTTATTACATGATCCCGCATTTGTTAAAATTGAGGAAGCAGGGGAGAGATACTTTCATCCTCTCGATCTATATTAAATGTTTTCTTACACCTAATTGCATTATTATGATTGAGCAATGATCGATGAATTCAGCTGAGAAAAAATAACAAGATCAAGTTGTAATATGGTTGAATCGGAGTCGAGTCGGTCCCACATAGACTAATGTTCAATTAGCataatttaaatcaattaacttaagtaaaaccaaacaatttaatccaataaaaaaatgaaataagaaactttaaatttaattaagtaaCTAATTAATTTTATGTCATTCATGATGAGTATGTTTATAGTCAGTTTAACTTTGTCATAAATTATCTATGACTCAACCTATTTCAcataatatatgaaaattcaCTTAGCTTCATCTATTTTACCTTGTATATACTTATATTATTACTTGCTTGAAGGTTAATGTACTTAccatgttataatttttcaataCTTTTCTTTTACTAACTATAAGTTCAGTTTGTAAATTAAATCCAATGGAAAACAATCATTATTGTACTTGTATCGACTGTGGACAATGTCATTACAAGTATTTATTTCAGAAAAAAGTCGAAGAAGCAATAAGAAGATTTTACTCCAATCCAATATGAGCCGTCATCTTACGAAGAGTGCTTGAGATGGAATCAAAGCTTTTTTTCCCACTAGACCATGCAACTGATATTGAAACATAACTAAATATCAACAATATCCATCAAAACCAATATGCACattaaatgaataatataaCAGTTATCTTGTAGTATAGAGACTGCTTAGTTGTAAAATATATCTTGTAGTATAGATACTGCTTAGTTGTAAAATATATGCATAAAACACATTAAAAGCTGTAGATTGTGCTCTATGTAACCTACATATATGAAAATTGCttttcatttcttaattctgtgtatttacttatttttccttttagtaCATCCACCACATCTGTAAGTTTATTTCACTTGTATCATATTGAACTTTACTTTTGTCTCATCACGAGGTTCGAACAAATTCTGTTCttatagtttaatttttttcattagtcCCTCATTATAGTATTCTAATCAGTTTTTTTAATAACTCATTTACTtcagtttttttaattttaatatattacaatacttctttttttttttcatatttaatattgacagaagttatttttcattttttgtttttcaagaattgaggtgaaattaataaataaatacaaactaatttataaaaaaatgttaaaaatattgtttttaatattatgtataaATGAAGTTGATtaatctcatatatatatatatatatatatatataNNNNNNNNNNNNNNNNNNNNNNNNNNNNNNNNNNNNNNNNNNNNNNNNNNNNNNNNNNNNNNNNNNNNNNNNNNNNNNNNNNNNNNNNNNNNNNNNNNNNNNNNNNNNNNNNNNNNNNNNNNNNNNNNNNNNNNNNNNNNNNNNNNNNNNNNNNNNNNNNNNNNNNNNNNNNNNNNNNNNNNNNNNNNNNNNNNNNNNNNNNNNNNNNNNNNNNNNNNNNNNNNNNNNNNNNNNNNNNNNNNNNNNNNNNNNNNNNNNNNNNNNNNNNNNNNNNNNNNNNNNNNNNNNNNNNNNNNNNNNNNNNNNNNNNNNNNNNNNNNNNNNNNNNNNNNNNNNNNNNNNNNNNNNNNNNNNNNNNNNNNNNNNNNNNNNNNNNNNNNNNNNNNNNNNNNNNNNNNNNNNNNNNNNNNNNNNNNNNNNNNNNNNNNNNNNNNNNNNNNNNNNNNNNNNNNNNNNNNNNNNNNNNNNNNNNNNNNNNNNNNNNNNNNNNNNNNNNNNNNNNNNNNNNNNNNNNNNNNNNNNNNNNNNNNNNNNNNNNNNNNNNNNNNNNNNNNNNNNNNNNNNNNNNNNNNNNNNNNNNNNNNNNNNNNNNNNNNNNNNNNNNNNNNNNNNNNNNNNNNNNNNNNNNNNNNNNNNNNNNNNNNNNNNNNNNNNNNNNNNNNNNNNNNNNNNNNNNNNNNNNNNNNNNNNNNNNNNNNNNNNNNNCACACCTACCGTATACACATATGTGAGCatcgatgaggtgtcactcatccATTGGATgcgcaatttttctatatttcatcacatccaatgggtgagtgacacctcatcggtgctcacataggtgtgcacggtagaTGTGCatgatatcaaaactatatatatatatatgaacacGAATGAATCTACACGCCAAAGAATTTtctagagagagagagaaatggCATCATTCGACGCTTTCAGCACGGACGGAGAATCCTCGGCGCGTCCTTTTGAAGACGGCGGCAGCGAAGCTTACGTTGACTATGGCGATTCCTACACTACCTTCTCATCCGAAACTCCGCCATACTCAGCTGCCCCTTATACTTCAAGTTACGGCGACGCTGAGGAGGTTACGGTGGATCACGTCAACAGCTCCGATCCATTCGATTCGAATCCTGAACCGTTTGTACAGTCAGGTCCTGTTCCGATCTCTAATGGCAACGGGAAATCGACTTATGACTTGGGGGAAGATGCGGAGGGAATGTTCAGCTCGGATGGCCCTGTACTTCCGCCTCCTAATCAGATGCAAGAAGAAGGACTAGCTCTTCGGGAGTGGCGGAGGTCATAATTTTTTAACTTGTCTCTGTCTACTTCGGTTGGATCTTTTTTTCCGTACTTAATTGGGCTATAATCGGTGCAAAGTTGAGGTTTTATTGGTTGATTTGTTCATTCTGTGACAAGTTTTCATGTACGATCTGAACAACTAGGACTTCGAGCGATTTTGAAATTTCGATGGAAACTGTTAAACATGCAGCTTAAATCCTTTTGCAAGATGGGTTTTTGAATGGCGGATTGGGTTTGACTTGGATGGTCAACTTTGTTTCTTGAAGATCTAGCTGCTTGAAGCTATTTTCAAGGATACGATCATAATGTTTCCACCAAAGTTCATATTCAGTTCCTTTTCAAAACTATAAATTGGTGATCATTTATAGGTTTAGCCTTTCAAACTAGCATGGAATTAAGAGTGAATTTATGACATTTGATTATCCTAAGTTGAACTTCActaaaaagactaaaattaacACATGAAACGGATGTATTAAGAAATAGGTATGTTGATCTATTAGTCGAAATAATAGCCTGAGAAGAAAATCTCAAGACAGTTGCTACTGAAGGTTTCGCCATATTCATTGTAAAGCGGTTGAGTAGTAGGAAGATTATGTGGAAATTATTTTTATGGTAAACCTAGATGAATCGAAGTAATAAAAACCAATTGTTTGATCAGAGTTTATCTGAGTCAGAGATTACTTTAGATATACCTCAATGGAATGCTCTAGTGGGAAGATTCTGTGGAAATGATTTTTATGGTAAACCTAGATGAATCGAAGTAATAAAAACCAATTGTTTGATCAGAGTTTATCTGAATCAGAGATGAGTTTTAGATATACCTCAATGGAGTGGCATATAAACATGGGATTCATGCAGTCACTTTGGATTCCATATCCACCATTCCTGTAGTGTAGTATACATCTTTTTAACAGACTTgcataaaagaaaaatcatgtGCGATATCAATGTTCTTACGTCTTGATACAGGCAAAATGCCATTCGACTGGGAGAGAAGGAAAAGATGGAGAAGGAAATGAGAAACCAAATCATAGAAGAAGCCGACGAGTATAAAAAATCATTCTATGAGAAAAGAAAGCTTAACGTGGAGACCAACAAAAATATCAACCGGGAGAAAGAAAAGGTTCAGTTTTCAGTATTATCACCTTGATTTACtcttgttgtttttgtttctttttcagTATTATCACCTTGATTTACTcttattgtttttgtttctttttcagTATTATCACCTTGATTTACTCTTGTTGTTTTTGCTTCTTTTTCAGTATTATCACCTTGATTTACtcttgttgtttttgtttctttgccTCAAAATTAGAAGATATTGAATGAAAAATTTCCTCGGCATTCTATATTGAACAGTTATACCTAGTCGGTCAAGAAAAATTCCACAAAGAGGCTGATAAACAGTATTGGAAAGCCATAGCGGAGCTCATACCTAACGAGGTTCCAAATATCGAGACAAGGGGTAAAAAGAAGGATCAAGACAAGAAACCATCAATCTCGGTCATTCAAGGGCCTAAACCTGGAAAACCAACCGAGCTTTCAAGAATGCGAGGAATATTAGTGAAGCTTAAGCACAATCCACCGCCTCATATGttaccacctccacctccacctccccTTCCCCCACCTGCTCCTGCTAAGGATGGAAAAGGTGGGAAAAATGCTAAAGACTCTAAAGAGCCAGGTTTACCTACAAAAGATCCTGTTTCAAATGGTGTACCACAAACATCAGAACCTGTTGCGCCAGCCAAAGAAAGTCCTGATAGCTAATTTTTTTCCCAAGAATTTATATACTCTTTACCcccatgttttaaatattgttactttttattcgtaaattttcttttcttaatgTGCCCCGTTTGAATTGTTTGCCATTTTGATTTCTAGCCCAGGCAAGTTTCACACCTTTTGTGTAGTAATTGTTTGTTGAACATATGTTTATGTTGTAATAATATTTAGCCTTCTTTCCGGATTTGAGAAGCCAGCTGAAGATGTTATCCACTCCATTACGTGTAGCCCCAATCAGAACCAGGTGAGTATCATTCTTGATTTTCTACAGCAGGATAGCCATATAAACTAATTGTTAAGAGAATTTGTCTAGTCAGTGGAAAAGCCCGACAGTTTCCATTAATAAccaattattgaatttttaaccTGCTGCTTTGTCGAATAGGCGGGTCGGGTTCGATGTTTCCTGAACCTCCCAAATAGCAGGTCGCTCCCCGTGGGTTGTGACAGGTTAACCCGTTCTGTCAAATAGATGGATTCGATTGTCAATATCTCAACCGGTCCAAATGGTTGGCTGGATGCCTTAATGTCTCGTTATGACAACTTTATTTATGTGGATATGAATTTGTGGAGAAAATGAAAACATTTAATACACCTGCGTCTCGCATAGGATGGATCATAGAGTTTACATTCAATTTGTGGACTTTTCTTACCGACCAACGACGACTAGCATGAAATACGTGTAATATACATTTAAACTAATtagatataatataaattaaaaattttgattttctaaaaaaacaatttgaatcattttattatttatctgaGTTTAATCTTTTgataaatttgttaaaaaattccTCTACCAATTTTTGAATTAAGATTCAATATCTAATCACAATTTTTTAAGAATCAATACCCGATAAtgttataattttagttttaactcCCTACAAAactaaatttacattttttatttaaatagatatataattttatctacAAAAATTAAACGTGACTTCTTcatctaaaatatatatattttttaaaatattgtttctcaattatcattgaataaaaataaatatttattttgacatataaagtatttattttgggatttcagatacttgatttgtgacactttgaatacttcaaatgtgtaagaaaatattatatatccGAACGATCACtataaattcagtcattgttcGTAATTTTTTAATGCTTGAAAAATATAAGAGAACACTTTTATGTTTACATGATTTTTAATTAGTAAATATTTATcatgtaaatattaaatattttattatgtgtTAAATGCTTTTAATTATTTGCTACGaaatatgcatgtttaaattgtGAGGTTTTATATAAAGGTTAGTTTTTATATTTGTCAAGTTATGTGCATGATTCTGAAAACGAAGGGAAACGATGCTAGTCAACGAACaagatttatagatttttaagaaaagtttatgcctgagtttttataaaaaaaaatatgtaagatgttatttttaagtttaaggtatgaaaaatgaAAAGTATTTTAAACTGTTTATTCTAGTGTCTTTTTCATCTACCAAATTGGTCCCTATTATGAGgttcagatacttgatttcgctatTTGAATATTCCAAatgtgtaaaaatatatattatattttcgaaCAATCACTATAGATTTAgtcattgttggtcttttcatgaaaaatgtaTTAGAATGACTTCTTCGtgtcaatttatttttaaaaaaaatatagttcatCACTCATCATAAAATAAgattaaatacttattttgacctataaaatatataatttggagTTCCAGATGCTTGATtttgctatttgaatactccaaatgtgtagaaaaatacttgagtttcaagtaatattaagtaaattttgattatataatttgtaaagttaaaatataatacttaaattggtacaaagaTTATCTAATTCGAGTCTACAACTACTTGATTTTTCTCTCTAAATACTCATATTCAATTATTTGGAGATatcaaaatatagtttgaagttaatacTGAGTGGCATTGTTGATgacattcgtgaagtaaaaaattgatacctaaattaatacaaataagacATAATTCGAGTCCACAAATACTAGATTTTAtcctttaaatactcaaattcgattatttgaggatgtctaaatatataatttgaagttaatattgtgTGACATTTGATGGTGAGATTTATGaattaaaaatgtgatacctaaattggtacaaatagtacATAATTCGATCCcacatatacttgattttacccttttaagactcaatttggattattttgggatataaaaaatatagtttcaagtaatatattgagtgacttttgatgtgtcatttgtgaagttaaaatattacataaattgATACAAAAAGTTTCTAATTCGAGTATatcaatatttgattttactccctaaacactaaaattcaattaactttttatgtcaaaatatatagtttgaaggTAATATTGAATGGTTTTTGATGATTatattcgtgaagtaaaaaatatgataactatattaatacaaataatacataattcgattccagaaataattgattttaccctttaaatactcaaatttgattatttgatgatgtaaaaaaatatagttttaagTTAATATTTTCTATGATGTCATTCGTGAAATAGAAATGTGATATCTAAATTGATACAAGGAAAACATAATTCGAGTTACAAATAGTTAATTTTACCCCCTAAATATTCATATCTGATTATTTGGGAATGTCATGCtaccaatttttatatatatagaaattgaaatttataaGTCAAAAGATCTCATGCTACGAAATTTTGTATATTGAAATCATAATTTAtccgatatataattttttttataaaaaaaaagtgccactatgattcatattttaatataaaacagATTTACAATATGTGAGACAATGaaactaattatttaataactataccataaatttatattatgataactGATTTTAGAACTTAAACTAATAAAAGATTTTAGTTCTGATTTTGATTCCACTACTCTTAAGAACCATGGTCGGGTTTACTTTTCAAAAAAGTGTTgctaaaatctttaaattttaattatagcTAAACTCTCAGAATTTTCtaagatattcatattttatgagattattaatatattaacattCATAAATGTTATAAATTctcctaaataatttattaaactatttACTTTAAATTCTCTGTTTAAAAAAacccataaaatatttattattaaatttcatattatcatattattatatattagttATCATTTTATTCTACTATTGCATATatagttaatttttttcatatatcttCTTGCGATACTatgatttattaataattagaaattacactaaaaatataattacaaaattatattaaaatcataaaaaacatgtagaaggaaaatttaaaagctaaaacatttaaaaataaattgaagtaaAATTTGAAGTAAAAGTTCAAAAGTcagatattataattttaaaaaaactatgtttttttaaaataatttttgcattcaaacaatataatttttttaaaaaaagatgtaTTTTATCTGTTGACTTCTCCAACAAAATATACTCATAGTTGGACCGTAAACACAGTTTGCTGGTGCcagaaaattttagaaaatcgaTCAACGGATACAcaaaattttacattaaaataagaCCTCTTATGTCTAATACAATGAGCTGCATTATGCAATTCAATTGAAGAACAcacttttaaaaacaaaaacaaaagttcgatcaactatttaattaaaaaaatgacctCCTCATGTCTAGCAAGGTAATCATGCTTaatcgatttcaaaattttctatcgcatatattaatattttttccgtAACGATGAAGTTATTCACTCTTAGTTCTCAACTGTAAAATTCTAAATCTCCTACTATTCTACGACGCATTCACTCAATGTCATTGACTACAACATGGTCAATCGTTGTGACCATGTATTTTGCATGATAAGGCTGTGTTTGCTCATGTATGAATGAAGCAGGATTGATGAATTGCCCTGCTTGATCCAAGTATTTGGTAGCCATTTGTTCATCCGGTGAATTTCCATCGGCCTGTGTTTAATTTCTAAGATCACAACTGCATCCTGATATCTGATAAACCTATCCTCTCAGATGTCCACAGTCATCTCTATTCCTACTTCCTTAGATTCAAGTGGTGAACAACAATTTGTCAACAATACCTTGGAGGAGTATTCTGGGCAAGATTTTATGTCAGCGATGTCGCTGATGCTCACATGTCAGCATCTGATGCACTTTAGAATCATTGAAGATTTTTGAAACACGTCTACCT of the Primulina huaijiensis isolate GDHJ02 chromosome 1, ASM1229523v2, whole genome shotgun sequence genome contains:
- the LOC140980004 gene encoding clathrin light chain 2-like — its product is MASFDAFSTDGESSARPFEDGGSEAYVDYGDSYTTFSSETPPYSAAPYTSSYGDAEEVTVDHVNSSDPFDSNPEPFVQSGPVPISNGNGKSTYDLGEDAEGMFSSDGPVLPPPNQMQEEGLALREWRRQNAIRLGEKEKMEKEMRNQIIEEADEYKKSFYEKRKLNVETNKNINREKEKLYLVGQEKFHKEADKQYWKAIAELIPNEVPNIETRGKKKDQDKKPSISVIQGPKPGKPTELSRMRGILVKLKHNPPPHMLPPPPPPPLPPPAPAKDGKGGKNAKDSKEPGLPTKDPVSNGVPQTSEPVAPAKESPDS